Genomic DNA from Pseudomonadota bacterium:
TCGGCAGCTCCTCGATACTCTGGCGCTTCATCGCCTGGCGTAGCTCGCGCTCGATCAGTGCCTGCACCATCAGCGCGAGGAAGTACAGGGTGAAGAACGCCTCGATGCGCGCTTCATGCTTCAAGAGCACCGGAGCGATCTCGTGCACGGTCTTGAGTTGTTCGAAGCGCTTTTCGATCTTCGGCTGGCCCTTGTGGGCTTCCAGGACTTGGGCCGGGGAGAGGCTGCGGTCGTTGGTGAGCAGCGGGTACATGCCGTCGCTTTTCTGGTCGTAGGCGATGGCCGCTTCGTCGATGCTCCACTCGATGTCGTAGCGCCGGCGGGTGATCCTGCGGTAGGCCATGTCAGGGCCCGGGCGGCCGCGACGCGCCTGCTTGTAACTGTGTTCCTCGCGCACGGTGCGCTTGACCTCGAGGTAGCGCCCGACGTGGTGCTGATCGAGGATCATGGCGAGGCGCAGGTCGATCTGAGCCGCCGCGCGCAGCCGCGCTCGTGCGCGCCCGAGCCGCTGGCGCAGCCCGGTGAGCGCTTCGATCGCGGCGGCAATGTTCCTTTGCCGCCGCGCCTGCTGGTGCAGCGTGAGCAACGTGCTCCAGACCCACACGATTGTCCAGAGCTCCGCGGAGGGCAGTTCGGCCTTATGGAC
This window encodes:
- a CDS encoding transposase, producing VHKAELPSAELWTIVWVWSTLLTLHQQARRQRNIAAAIEALTGLRQRLGRARARLRAAAQIDLRLAMILDQHHVGRYLEVKRTVREEHSYKQARRGRPGPDMAYRRITRRRYDIEWSIDEAAIAYDQKSDGMYPLLTNDRSLSPAQVLEAHKGQPKIEKRFEQLKTVHEIAPVLLKHEARIEAFFTLYFLALMVQALIERELRQAMKRQSIEELPIYPERRQCRRPTTEQILRLFSLAERHTLLRDGHTVQVFDTELTDLQRQVLPLLGVPLHAYQPTK